In Saccharomyces eubayanus strain FM1318 chromosome XV, whole genome shotgun sequence, a single window of DNA contains:
- the MSH1 gene encoding mismatch repair ATPase MSH1, whose amino-acid sequence MNPLFRVPKVYLPICRALIRYSSNATAQPKIAKLKITLNKAAESSSEKTDTYTIDTDSCPIAQRNGKAASSQPPKPSLPPSLQYVRDLMDLYKGHVVLTQMGSFYELYFEQAVKYAPELNIALTNRAYTHGKVPFAGFPVHQLSRHLKMLVNNCGYSVTIADQFKKNDVADNETNKFYRRVTRIVTPGTFIDEAFENLRENTYLLNIEFPENCMSSVADASLKVGICWCDVSTGEIFVQQVYLKDLVSAITRIQPKEILLDEKLLEFHIESGTWYPELVEFKKFFIKYQKMPSQHRTIESFYGLFNLGEKEATDRQLRIQFQTFTQKELAALRNTLIYVSDHLPNFSINFQIPQRQLATAIMQIDSRTSTALELHSTVRDNNRKGSLLSSIRRTVTPSGTRILTQWLSGPSLDLKEIKNRQRIVGFFKSNVDITEDLRLMLKKVHDLSRILQKFSFGRGEALELIQMARSLQVSREIRDYILENTSLMRVTLKSQIMQLIETLDFEKKLIDDILKFLNEEELVKSQDIKQSDDLNVILETDLKGKKACRKDEVPELTGFIVNPSFNAKLGKLHDAYQKIGQKKVELNASLKDLFIGKLGAKTFALKERQNGEYALHVTGTASNLKKINELTSESDFNGSKFHILQQSSQTRWLSHKSWTDLGHDLELLALKIRNEEANIIDSFKRKFIDKSNEVRQVATTLGYLDTLSSFAILANEKNLVCPKVDESDKLEVVSGRHLMVEEGLSTRSLETFTANDCELAKDNLWVITGPNMGGKSTFLRQNAIIVILAQIGCFVPCSKAHVGIVDKLFSRVGSADDLYNEMSTFMVEMIETSFILQGATTRSLAILDEIGRGTSGKEGISIAYATLKYLLENNQCRTLFATHFGQELKHIIDSKCTKSLREKIKFYQSGITDLGGENFCYDHKLKPGICMKSDAIRVAELAGFPTEALREAREILG is encoded by the coding sequence ATGAATCCTTTGTTTAGAGTACCGAAAGTATATCTACCAATTTGTAGAGCCTTAATACGATATTCTAGTAATGCAACCGCTCAACCAAAAATTGCAAAGCTCAAAATCACCTTGAACAAAGCTGCCGAATCGAGTAGTGAGAAAACAGACACATATACAATTGATACAGATAGTTGCCCTATAGCACAGCGAAATGGTAAGGCAGCATCCTCTCAACCCCCGAAACCTTCTTTGCCTCCATCGTTGCAATATGTACGTGACTTGATGGATTTGTATAAAGGACATGTGGTTCTAACACAGATGGGGTCGTTTTATGAACTATACTTTGAGCAAGCGGTAAAATATGCACCAGAGTTAAATATAGCATTGACAAATAGAGCTTACACTCACGGTAAAGTTCCTTTTGCAGGATTCCCTGTTCATCAATTAAGTCGACATTTGAAAATGCTTGTTAATAATTGTGGGTATAGCGTAACAATTGCCGACCAAtttaaaaagaatgatGTGGCAGATAACGAAACCAACAAATTTTATAGAAGAGTGACCAGGATAGTTACGCCAGGTACATTTATCGATGAAGCGTTTGAGAATTTAAGAGaaaatacatatttattgaatattGAATTTCCTGAGAATTGCATGAGCTCGGTGGCAGATGCGAGCCTAAAAGTCGGTATATGCTGGTGTGACGTGAGCACTGGGGAAATATTCGTTCAGCAGGTATATCTGAAGGATTTAGTTTCCGCCATAACAAGAATTCAGCCTAAAGAGATTCTATTGGATGAAAAGTTGTTGGAGTTCCATATTGAGTCCGGGACTTGGTATCCTGAGCTTGTTGAATTTAAGAAGttctttatcaaatatcaaaaaatgcCCAGCCAGCATCGCACTATAGAATCGTTTTATGGGCTGTTCAATCTGggtgaaaaagaagcaaCAGATAGACAACTGAGaatccaatttcaaactttCACCCAGAAGGAGTTGGCTGCTTTAAGAAACACTCTAATTTACGTAAGCGACCATCTACCCAATTTCTCCattaattttcaaattcccCAGAGACAGTTGGCAACAGCCATAATGCAGATTGACTCAAGAACCAGTACTGCTCTCGAGCTACATTCGACTGTAAGAGACAACAATAGGAAGGGCTCCCTGTTGTCATCTATCAGGAGAACTGTGACACCTTCTGGGACGAGAATTTTAACCCAATGGTTAAGCGGACCCTCCCTTGAtttaaaagaaatcaagaacCGCCAGAGAATTGTgggatttttcaaaagcaatGTTGATATCACTGAAGACTTACGGTTGATGTTAAAGAAAGTTCATGATCTCTCTCGTATATTGCAAAAATTTAGTTTTGGAAGAGGTGAGGCACTAGAGCTCATTCAAATGGCACGCTCGCTACAGGTATCACGAGAAATACGGGATTATATATTAGAAAATACGTCTTTGATGAGAGTTACGTTGAAGAGCCAAATAATGCAGCTGATTGAAACTTTggactttgaaaagaaattgattgaTGATAtattgaagtttttgaatgagGAGGAACTGGTTAAATCGCAAGATATTAAGCAAAGTGATGATTTGAATGTGATCCTTGAGACGGACTTAAAGGGAAAGAAAGCGTGTAGAAAAGATGAAGTTCCTGAATTGACAGGATTTATTGTAAACCCTTCTTTCAACGCCAAACTTGGGAAACTGCATGATGcttatcaaaaaattgggcagaaaaaagtagaatTAAACGCTTCGCTAAAGGATCTGTTTATTGGCAAACTAGGCGCCAAAACTTTTGCTTTGAAGGAAAGGCAGAATGGCGAATATGCACTACATGTGACAGGAACAGCttccaatttgaaaaaaatcaatgaattAACCAGTGAAAGCGATTTTAATGGAAGCAAGTTTCATATTTTACAGCAATCTAGCCAGACTCGCTGGTTGAGTCACAAATCCTGGACAGACTTGGGCCATGATTTAGAGCTACTGGCTTTAAAGATCAGAAATGAAGAGGCGAATATTATTGATTcatttaaaagaaaattcatcGATAAAAGCAACGAAGTTAGACAAGTTGCGACTACTCTAGGTTACCTGGATACGTTATCGTCATTTGCTATTTTAgctaatgaaaaaaatttggtttgTCCTAAGGTGGACGAAAGTGATAAACTGGAAGTAGTGAGTGGAAGACATTTAATGGTTGAAGAAGGGCTTTCCACGCGTTCTTTAGAAACTTTCACAGCCAATGATTGTGAGTTGGCAAAGGACAACTTATGGGTAATTACTGGACCGAACATGGGTGGTAAATCTACATTCTTGAGGCAAAATGCGATCATAGTAATTTTGGCACAAATTGGATGCTTTGTTCCATGCAGTAAGGCACATGTTGGTATTGTAGATAAGCTTTTCAGCAGAGTTGGTTCCGCGGATGATCTATACAATGAGATGAGTACATTCATGGTTGAAATGATAGAGACATCATTTATTCTTCAAGGCGCTACCACACGATCACTGGCCATTCTTGATGAGATTGGACGTGGAACCAGTGGCAAAGAAGGCATTAGCATTGCATATGCAACACTAAAATACCTGTTAGAAAACAACCAATGTAGAACTCTCTTTGCTACACATTTTGGTCAGGAACTGAAGCATATCATTGACAGTAAATGCACAAAAAGTTTACgtgaaaagattaaattttatcaaagtGGCATTACAGATTTAGGAGGCGAAAATTTCTGTTACGATCACAAGTTAAAGCCAGGCATTTGCATGAAATCAGATGCCATTAGAGTGGCAGAGTTGGCCGGGTTTCCGACCGAAGCATTACGAGAAGCTCGAGAAATATTAGGTTAA
- the CIA2 gene encoding iron-sulfur cluster assembly protein CIA2, whose amino-acid sequence MSEFLNENPDILEENQLPTRKEDRAKDLLLGGFSNETTLERRRLLLKIDHSPKSQVLQDIELLDKLLSIRAPPELTSDEDSLQESEEEFMTSQNDEEEELDFIDAQEIYDLIAHISDPEHPLSLGQLSIVNLEDIEVHDSGKQTEMAEVMIRITPTITHCSLATLIGLGIRVRLERSLPPRFRITILLKKGTHDSENQVNKQLNDKERVAAACENDQLLGVVSKMLVTCK is encoded by the coding sequence ATGTCTGAATTTTTGAACGAAAATCCTGACATACTAGAGGAGAACCAACTTCCTAccagaaaagaagatagaGCCAAGGACCTTTTGCTAGGCGGTTTTAGTAATGAGACTACTTTAGAGAGGAGGAGGCTCTTGCTGAAGATAGACCATTCTCCCAAATCTCAAGTGTTGCAAGATATAGAGCTATTGGACAAACTACTCTCGATTCGAGCTCCACCCGAATTGACTTCCGATGAAGATAGTTTGCAAGAAAGCGAGGAAGAATTCATGACAAGTCaaaacgatgaagaagaagagctaGATTTTATTGATGCTCAAGAAATATACGATTTGATTGCGCATATTTCTGATCCTGAACACCCACTGAGCCTTGGGCAGCTTTCTATTGTAAATTTAGAAGACATCGAAGTTCATGATTCAGGTAAGCAGACCGAAATGGCGGAAGTCATGATCAGAATAACGCCAACCATTACACACTGCTCTCTAGCTACTTTGATTGGTTTGGGGATACGAGTCAGGTTGGAAAGATCTCTTCCTCCTAGATTCAGAATCAcgattttgttgaagaaaggTACTCATGACAGTGAAAATCAAGTAAATAAGCAGCTGAATGATAAAGAGCGTGTAGCAGCTGCTTGTGAGAATGACCAGTTGTTGGGTGTGGTCTCTAAGATGTTAGTAACTTGCAAATAA
- the LSM12 gene encoding Lsm12p — protein sequence MSVSLEHTLGFRIKVTNVLDVVTEGRLYSFNSSNNTLTIQTTKKNQSPQSFKVIKCTFVKHLEVIGDKPSFNSFKKQQIKPSYVSVERVERLLKDKIIASKKSELLKGKGVSVEGQFIFDQVFKTIGDTKWVGKDIVILDDVKVQPPYTVEDIKVLHEGSNQSITLIQRIVERSWEQLEEDDGRKGG from the coding sequence ATGAGTGTCAGTCTTGAGCATACGCTCGGATTCAGAATAAAAGTAACGAACGTGTTGGATGTGGTTACTGAGGGTAGATTGTATTCGTTCAATTCATCGAACAATACCCTCACTATACAAACAACTAAAAAGAACCAATCTCCTCAAAGTTTCAAAGTGATCAAGTGTACATTCGTTAAGCATTTGGAAGTCATTGGTGACAAACCTTCCTTTAATTCATTCAAGAAGCAACAAATTAAACCCTCATACGTGAGTGTGGAAAGGGTTGAGAGACTTCTAAAGGATAAAATAATAGCATCCAAAAAGAGTGAACTTTTGAAAGGCAAAGGAGTGAGTGTGGAAGGtcaatttatttttgatcaaGTTTTCAAGACTATAGGTGACACCAAGTGGGTCGGCAAGGATATCGTTATCCTTGATGACGTTAAGGTGCAACCACCATATACGGTTGAAGACATCAAAGTTTTACACGAAGGCAGTAACCAATCCATTACATTGATTCAGAGAATTGTAGAGAGAAGTTGGGAgcaattggaagaagacgatggTAGAAAAGGTGGAtag
- the SET1 gene encoding histone methyltransferase SET1: MSGYYRRTHPSSGQYKHPQEQPKYSRPGQYRYPNDQTYQQYPNQYNQRRHYNHNESSRRRYSDDRPHSSNITNTRHSYYGNNDNQSGTYVNNKSDVNNVRGLPQSRYSNTSANTASTSPNTPLLTNSALLLQQRPPSVLKYNTDVLMSKFHYFDPIKGEFSNKDKMVSWRATDKEFAETGYYVVKELQDGQFKFKVKHRHPEIKASDPRNENATITNGKVASHRKCRKSLVLLPRISYDKYSLGPPPPCEIVVYPTQDSTTTNIQDVSIKNYFKKYGEISHFEAFNDPSSALPLNVYLIKYTSPDGKLNDAAKSAFNAVRKHESSGCFIMGFSFNIVLNKNSILNNIIAKFVETNVKNLQKLQEDLKKAKEKEMEKEKVKETQSKEINLPKEPKVDTLSHTSGYEKKIPYDLLGVVNNRPVLHVSKIFVTKHGFRVEDFKYKLRGYRCARFIDHPTGIYIIFNDIAHAQTCSNAESGKLTIISRSRRMPILIKFHLILPRFQNRTRFNGPGASTTSEHVPVEYESKEEFIDATAKQILNDLEKALHVDIKKRLIGPTVFDTLDHANFPEVLAKRELREKERKQEIASKIAENELKRKGEAKRDFDLFGLYGGYAKSQKRSLDRHSSLTMDRTSLKRKKLSKGIKPMAHLLNEETDSKEATPYNDGGTPFSNDRFSKEDDEEEDENMTSSNSSSSEEEEEEGTDKKFKSESEPTTPESDHLHAIKSLLTDENGSLDILDTPLMYKPTATEIPEPVYPPEEYDLKYSQTLSPLDLQNAIKDEEDMLILKELLKSYTVTSSSSESGALLEYKTWKSRSQKVEEEKASDWQIKLNGTLFDSELQPFSSFKAEGFRKIADKLKVNYLPHRRKIHQPLNTVNIHNEKNEYTPELSQREESSTKEPSDSVPQEVSSSRDNRASNRRFQQNIEAQKAAIGTESELLSLNQLNKRKKPVMFARSAIHNWGLYALDSIAAKEMIIEYVGERIRQPVAEMREKRYLKNGIGSSYLFRVDENTVIDATKKGGIARFINHCCDPNCTAKIIKVGGRRRIVIYALRDIGANEELTYDYKFEREQDDEERLPCLCGAPNCKGFLN, translated from the coding sequence ATGTCTGGTTACTACAGAAGAACGCATCCATCATCTGGGCAATATAAGCACCCTCAAGAGCAGCCTAAGTATTCACGTCCTGGCCAATATCGGTACCCAAATGACCAAACATACCAACAGTATCCTAACCAATACAATCAACGTCGACACTATAATCACAATGAAAGCTCAAGGCGACGTTATAGTGACGATCGCCCGCATAGCTCAAATATTACCAATACACGACATTCATATTACGGTAATAACGACAACCAAAGTGGCACAtatgtaaataataaatctGACGTTAATAATGTAAGAGGTTTGCCACAGTCACGCTACTCAAATACCAGTGCTAATACTGCATCAACATCCCCGAATACGCCTCTACTCACAAATTCTGCCTTACTTCTACAACAAAGACCACCTTCAGttttaaaatataatacAGACGTCTTGATGTCCAAGTTCCATTACTTCGACCCCATAAAAGGCGAATTCTCCAATAAAGACAAAATGGTTTCATGGAGGGCTACAGATAAAGAATTTGCGGAAACCGGATATTACGTAGTTAAAGAGCTACAAGATGGACAGTTCAAATTTAAAGTAAAACACAGGCATCCGGAGATTAAAGCATCCGACCCACGTAATGAAAACGCTACTATAACCAATGGAAAAGTTGCGAGCCATAGAAAATGCAGGAAATCGTTAGTCTTGCTACCTCGCATATCATATGacaaatattctttagGGCCACCTCCTCCATGTGAAATTGTAGTATATCCAACGCAGGATTCAACAACCACTAACATTCAAGATGTATCGATAAAAAActattttaaaaaatacgGCGAGATCTCTCATTTTGAAGCATTTAATGATCCTAGTAGCGCTTTACCTTTGAACGTCTATCTCATAAAGTATACAAGCCCTGATGGAAAACTTAATGATGCAGCCAAATCAGCCTTTAATGCTGTAAGGAAGCATGAATCTTCAGGTTGTTTTATCATGGGGTTTAGCTTCAACATCGTTCTGAACAAAAATTCTATCTTAAACAACATCATTGCCAAATTTGTCGAAACAAATGTTAAAAACTTACAAAAGTTGCAAGAAGACCTGAAAAAAGccaaggaaaaggaaatggagaaagaaaaggtgAAGGAGACCcaaagtaaagaaattaatTTGCCGAAGGAGCCTAAGGTAGACACATTATCGCATACATCAGGatatgaaaagaagatccCCTACGATCTTTTGGGCGTAGTCAATAACAGGCCCGTCTTACATGtctcaaaaatatttgttaCTAAGCATGGGTTTCGAGTTGAGGACTTTAAGTATAAATTAAGAGGCTACAGATGTGCACGATTTATTGACCATCCAACgggtatatatataatctTTAACGACATCGCGCATGCTCAAACCTGTTCAAACGCAGAATCAGGCAAATTGACAATAATCTCTCGTAGTAGAAGAATGCCTATTCTAATCAAATTTCACCTGATTCTCCCTAGGTTTCAAAACAGAACCAGGTTTAATGGACCCGGCGCATCGACTACATCTGAACATGTACCCGTGGAATATGAGTCTAAAGAAGAGTTTATTGACGCCACTGCTAAACAAATACTAAACGATCTAGAGAAAGCCTTGCATGTGgatatcaagaaaagattaatAGGACCCACAGTGTTCGATACATTAGATCACGCAAATTTTCCTGAAGTACTAGCCAAGAGAGAATTACgggaaaaagagagaaaacaagaaatagCCTCTAAAATTGCTGAAAATGAGTTAAAACGTAAAGGGGAAGCTAAACGGGACTTTGATTTATTTGGTTTGTATGGTGGATATGCAAAATCCCAAAAGAGAAGTTTAGATAGACACAGTTCGCTTACAATGGACCGtacatctttgaaaaggaagaagttATCCAAGGGCATCAAACCAATGGCGCACTTGTTAAATGAGGAAACAGATTCCAAAGAAGCTACTCCATATAATGATGGCGGAACTCCTTTCTCAAATGATCGTTTCTCAaaagaagacgatgaagaagaagacgagaATATGACATCTTctaattcatcatcatccgaagaggaggaggaggaaggAACAGATAAGAAATTTAAGAGTGAATCTGAGCCAACAACTCCGGAGTCTGATCACCTCCATGCCATTAAATCATTGCTGACTGATGAAAACGGATCCCTTGACATCTTGGATACACCTTTGATGTATAAGCCTACAGCTACCGAAATTCCCGAGCCTGTATATCCACCTGAGGAATATGATCTAAAATATAGCCAGACGTTATCACCCTTGGACCTGCAAAATGCTatcaaagatgaagaagatatgCTGATTTTAAAGGAATTGTTGAAATCATACACTgtcacttcttcttcttcggaaTCTGGTGCGCTCTTGGAGTACAAGACTTGGAAATCTCGTAGCCAAAAGgtcgaagaagaaaaggcatCTGACTGGCAAATCAAACTTAACGGTACTTTGTTTGATAGTGAACTACAACCATTTAGTTCCTTCAAAGCTGAAGGCTTTAGAAAAATTGCAGATAAATTGAAAGTTAACTACTTACCCCATCGTCGCAAAATCCACCAACCGTTGAACACTGTGAATATTcataatgaaaagaatgaaTACACTCCTGAACTTTCTCAAAGAGAAGaatcttcaacaaaagagCCTTCGGACTCAGTTCCCCAAGAAGTCTCATCTTCGAGAGATAATAGGGCGTCGAACAGAAGATTCCAGCAAAACATAGAGGCCCAAAAGGCTGCAATTGGTACTGAATCTGAACTGCTGTCACTGAATCAATTaaataaaaggaaaaaaccAGTCATGTTTGCACGTTCTGCAATTCATAATTGGGGGCTATATGCTCTGGATTCCATTGCGGCGAAGGAAATGATTATTGAATACGTTGGTGAAAGAATCAGACAACCCGTAGCAGAAATGAGGGAGAAAAGgtatttgaagaatgggATTGGTTCAAGTTATCTCTTTAGGGTTGACGAGAACACGGTTATTGATGCCACTAAAAAAGGTGGTATTGCCAGATTTATCAACCATTGTTGTGATCCAAATTGTACGGCAAAGATTATAAAAGTTGGTGGAAGAAGGAGAATTGTTATTTATGCATTGCGCGATATCGGGGCTAACGAAGAACTGACCTATGATTATAAGTTTGAAAGGGAGCAAGACGACGAGGAAAGATTGCCCTGTTTGTGTGGCGCCCCTAACTGTAAAGGTTTCCTTAACTGA